In Sparus aurata chromosome 5, fSpaAur1.1, whole genome shotgun sequence, the genomic window TCGGGGAGTAATGCTCCATATGTGGGGGAAAAAGAGGGTTAGaaagctttttgtggctccagtggaagctgcatgtaatctgaaaaattGCCTttaagtgatgtcactcagttttGCCGCATTGCATTGTGGTTAACGTAGGCACCAGGTTTGTGAAAAGGCAGTCCACTGCTCTCGACTCCTATGACGCTGTAAGAGTCTTTAAGGAAGAACGcgcaatcaaaatcaaaaatcaaaaaatcaaaatcGATTCAGCAGAACGAGAAATGCCTTTTTGTATTTcacgcattcttcttccttttcaaaacctggtgcctacattacccacaatgcaacttagccactcaATGAAGGCAAATGATCAGAATACACGTAGcgtcctctggagccacaaaaaaaggtttttcatGTAGTTGTACTCCAcccaaagacctgtaaacacacctaCATGCGTAGAATGAGTGGAATCGCCCTTTTCAGTCATTGTTTAATTTCACCATCACAACATCAAACCCAgttgctgtctttgtttttcgACAAGACAATCAGCACCGTCGTGTAGTCATCAGATAAGACTGTCCTCTACTTAGATACTCTAATGCACTGATATCTCCATATATCACcactttattatgtttttaaaactcGCCAAAACATTCACGAATACTTCGGCTCGAACAGTGCTGTCTCACACCTTCGCCCAGGAGTCtcgtttcattcattttttgtttttgtttttttttcactttacacCTGATGCTATTATTTATTGGtatatttttctatttgttgGTTTTTGCGATATAAAGGTGGTACAGTAAATATTTCACTGTAGCATAGACCACAGTACAGGCTTGCCAGTTACAATACCACaatatactttttatttttttcccctctctgtgtacataaaatatagaaaaatcaacaaatgtaaaaacaaaaaaaacaaaaaaaacacacaaaaacccacTTGAAATACTGCacactgcttttttttaaacagtgtttgttttgattatgtgtcattttccaaaactttttatttaatctttcaTTTTGTGCCAAGATTTAATTTCTTCTCtcttgctctgtttttttttttttttttttttcatcctcacCCGATGCCCTTacctgtaataaaaaaaaagattttctggTTTTATCGCTGTTTACAAACATATATTTATTGTgctgtatataatatataattattaatgttattactATCATAATGCCGTTTGTTGTAAATGGTTGATTCTTATCATCCCTTTTGGTGATGGTGTGGCTGTATTACGTACCTCTTGTTGAGAGAATGTTTATTACACATGAGCTTCAGTGTAAAAATGATCCATCGACATGTCGCTTATATCTGAGAACTAGCTCAGTGAAGAGAGGGGGGAAAgccaaattgttttttaaaaagaaactgttCCTTGGCCCATGGGCTGTGCCTTAAATTCAATGCATGTCATTTacttttagccttttttttggtttcctaGATTATTTTCTAGTTCTCTTTTGCTGCATTAGTGAATCTTTTGGCTCGGGTTACCCTGATCTCCTGTTGTGaatttcgaaaaaaaaaaaaaaaaaatgttgcctttTTACTATCACAGCCAAACACAAGTTGCTCTAtcgggaaaaaaaaccaacaaaaaaaaaacaaaaaaacatggcacTGGAAAACATTGTCTGCAGAGATTCAGGTCAACCACAAGTCATAGATTTACTTACTTGAGTGATGTGTGGCCTATAGCCGGATGTCCAAGAGTCGTTTATGCCGTAGACCCGGTCGCAGCGGCTCGCATCTTCTGTACGCCCTGCCACTACGCTCAAAGGTGTGACACAACCGCTCAGATGTAAATGATGTTGGGGAGCGACTTTGCCGAGTTGCAGCAGCATCGTCCGCGCATCCTTGCGGTTGTGTCACGGCTTGCAAACACTGAATGGGGTGCGACGGGGGGAGCGTGCAGTTGCCGCTCGACCGCGGCCTGCGAAGCACAGAGGCTTTGAGACACATCTGCATGTTCAGCCACTGCTGCATTAATTATGGCTGAAACACTGACGGTGTGTTGCTTATCTATGCTCGGCCCACACTTCCACTCACATTACTTGCAATATCCAAAACCACTGACATTTCTCTACCTGGTAAGGAGAAGGGGTTTTAGTATATTTCTGTAGTGAAgggtggggttgggggggtTGGGAGGGGTGGGATAGGGGTCTTGGGTGAGTGCATCATTGTCCCGAAACAGGGACTCTTCTTTTgacacacatactgtagattCTAAACAGCCCTGGACCAATGGAAACAGTGGGTTCTTTTCTCATTATGTGTTCTATTTTTTATGGtatgaaaggaaaaacacaaactgtaacTTAAAAAAAGGTCTTCAGGACAATTATTTTTTGGGTTATGTCTTTAGAATGCCAACTTGTCTGGAAGTTTCACAagacaattaaaaatgttattttaatggATTCCTTGTTAATTGCAGTTTATTGGATAGCACTGTAGATCATACAActttatgtaaaaaacaaacaaaaaaagaatgaaaaaaaaaagtttttatatgCAATGGATTAAATAAAAGCATGGGTTGATTCTGCCTACTCACTGGTTTcttgttgtcattgtttcagaTGGCTACACAGTGTGAGATGGAGGCGCTGTGCATTTGCTGATGATGGAGATCACAGCCTGAGAGCTAACACACATCCTGCAAACACTTTATGTGTCAGTAATTCCACAcagacaaatcaaatcaaatcaaatcaattttatttatatagcccaaaatcacaatcacattgcctcagtggtagcccactgaggcaatgtgattgtgattttgggctatataaataaaattgatttaatAACAGACTGCTTTAGGTGGAAGATGTGTCTCAAACCAATGCCAGTAGGTGAGGTGTGCAGTTTACAGAGCTCTGTGTCTTCATATAGCGTTTATTAATTGATTTCCTTTACTTCAAACATGTTAAAGAACTAACACAAAACAAGAATAACAATCAAATTAACTGATTAAATAATAGGAAAAAGTAAACATTTATTCCTTCACCGTCTCCAGTGCTCATTGCTTCATTTATATCTTTATACATACAAATGTATCGACAATTTATAAACAATTATCGAAATGATATTTACAACCTAAAAATTGGTAACATTTTTtacaataattataattaatggTAAATTCAGTTAactaaactttagttaatagtcaTTTCAAGGTTAATGgaaaatgaaatgctttataaagcCTATATTAAGTAAATGTAAAGGTTAATAATCATCAGCTGCAACTTTATAAtggccatccaaataatgtttatagctacacagtatttatgaaCACTTTCCAAAGAGTTATCAACATCAGCCGCGACATTACAATAAACAGTTGCTTACTCAGTGGTTTATAAAGCAATTCATTGTgtcaacagtgaaataactattaagtaatgtttaattaactgtAAACATAGCATCAATTAACGacggttattataaagtgttacctaAATGTCACAACATGTCAGTAAAATTAACTTTGGCTGGAGTTTAAACTAAGCTCCCCGTGATTCCTTTACctcttgaaaatatttttttgtcgCTCCTCTTTGTACTTACTGCTTCTTACAAAGATGtccattttttaattctttagCATTAGCCGCCCAGCGAACAGTTATCACCCCGACAGCAGCTGCTGTACATGAATACTTGTATTTTGTAAATAGCTGTCATATTATTGAAAATTTGATTACTGATGCATTTTAACATgtattatgtatatgtattgGTGGGTTCATATGCATCAAGTAATCAAGTTATGTAAATAAATTGAGTTAAAactacaatatttgcctctgataTGTACTGAAGTATAAATATAACGTAGCATTAAATGTCAGTAATCAAGAAAAGTTGAGTCCCACATTCCACAACCCCCACCAGCTGTGACATGTTGGCGCAGGCATAGCTCTCCAACACTAGGTGGTGCACACGTCCTAGAAATGATCCAAGGTGCCTGAGCAGCACTGACAGTAGAGACACCAGGTCTCAGTTAGAGGGCAGCAGCCACCAGATCCCCCCATCATGCTTCAGTCCAGTcagcagagagcgagagaaaacacagacgcCCACTGATAGAATCTGATTTATTTCCTATAATCTCAAAAACATATTATTTCTTACTTTGCTTGCACTCTGAGaaacaaatatattcagttatATCAGAAGTCATACTGTTTCTAGGATGAGATTTTGACCAGAATGACGGTTTGGGCATCTGAACTGCCGCATATATCTACTCCTCTATTAAATGAATGGCTATTTGTGTTAAATGATatcatcacacacatacacagatacacacGCACAGAGCACGTGTGCACACATATGAGCAGGGTCTTTGAACcagtttgtgtgtttacctTTGTCTGTGAATTACAACAGTACGGCATATGGCGTGGACTAAGTTATCCCCCCTGACTATCGTTCACAATAACACTGCATTTTGACATGATAACACAAGTTCAATCAACACCCAACAGTTAGCAGGAACAGCATATAGTACGTGAATACATTTGTACAAAAGGTATACACAAACAATACACTATATTACGTAATTTGTCTGTTCAATACGGCaggtagacacacacacccacccacccacacacacacacacacaaacacacacacacacgaaatcACACACTCAGTGGCTGCAACCATGCGCACACTCCTTTTTTCAGAGATTGTTCATCGGTTTCCGGAGCCATTCCCAAACATACTGCAGATAGAGTGGTCGTACTCAGGGACGGGAGGAAACTATGTACAGGGTTTCATTCATAAAATATTGCACTTATTGGCCCATTGCATCTCACGGCGAGTGCCGTGACAATGCTCCTAAAATCTGTAACACAgagtgatatatatatacactatctCATTATATAAATCTACATAGATAAGTCAGGAGTGACTTCATGCAATTTTTTGGAGCTTTTATTCAACTATGCAACAAAGAACTGACGATGCTGGAGGGACTGTAAAGTTTggcacatcattttttttttatatatatatatataaactgcAGAACTGAAAGGCTAtcgtgattttttaaaaacatgtttcatacTATATGGACTTAAGTTATTATCATTAAGACCACTACAGTACTGTATATGCTGCCCAGTTTAAACTACTGTATGTCTATGATGAGATTTGTCCTTCTGAAGGGATTTAATATCGTAGCACGAACATGGATTTTTAGCATGCTGACTCAAAAGTTAAacaatatctatatatatatggctGTTTTATTCCATGCCAGAGCTAATCAGGTGTTTTTGTTAATTACACTGAACTGTGCCTTGTCAGTGTGAGACTTTATTTAGCGAAgttgttgtttggttggttttatCTTTAGACAAAACAGAACATGtaattgaccttttttttttgttgttgttggcggCATGCTCGTCGCATCAAACTATAAAGGGTCATCTGAGAGGCTAAGCACATAGAAATAGTTGCTTTTAAGATTTAACAGGTATACTTATCAGAGAAATCACACATCTACAGACAGCAAAAAACGTGGAACAGTACTCACATCAACATTATACGTACTGGATTCATTCCGAAAGTAAGCATGACAGAGGAACTTACAGAGGCCGTGTTGGAGATGCTGAAAGGCCACTTTTTTATCCAAGGTAgatgatttttttcctttttttttgttgagatgACTAAGTTGCACTCGTTTGCGACTTAAGACTCACACTCATGCAAACCCACGCGCACTTACTATACAATCACaccacagccacacacactcattacaCGAAAGAAAGCCGCTACATCCTATAGTGCACTAAATCATAGATTTGGCAGCTTTAGGAGACAGAATAATCCTATAAAAGGAAAATACATACCGtacaaaaaacaagaataaaagaaTCATTAAAGCACTCACTGACTCTATCCCTCATTTCATAATTATTCTAGGTCTTAAAGATTTTAAAGGTCTTAAGGATTAACTGTACATCATGACTATGGACTATTTCAAGCCTTATCAAATATACTTGGTTTATAACCGTACTAACTAGCTAAAGAATGAGAATATGGTGTCTCTATGATATCTAGATATCCTGTAATGTTACACATTTTACAATAgccatttctctttttctggttATTTGCTCTTGATATAAGGTGATAAAGTTGAGAGATAACGACTGGATTTTGTAATTCTACCACTAAACGGGGTTTGAACTGTAGTCCAGAGAAAGCAGCACTAGAAGGAGTGATAACGCTGAGGAAGGACACGACTCTACCACCTTACGGGACCTGCGCTGccctccccttcccctcctGACATCAGTCACTAACAGTTGCATCCGGGCTGCTGGAGGGGCGGAGCGGTGTCTGTGAGTTTGGCAGTGGGAGCTCCTGTGGTGACGGCCGGATCACTGTCCAAGCTCTCGGACATCTTGTCGCAAATAAGGTCAACGAGACGTTCGAAGGTCTGCTTCACATTGATGTTGTCCTTGGCGCTGGTCTCGAAGAACTCAAAGCCTtgggaagaggaagagcaggTAACGTGAAGTGACAGGGCTGACCAGAGACAACGAGCAAATGATGAATATTCATGATTTCATTTTTAAGAGAAGCTTTGACAGTCATTTTTGCTgttcaaagtttaaaaacaaagctgcttttacatttctggtggtatccCAAATGTAGAGATGGTTTTCAGAAGAATTATCTcctacattttgaaaatctttcATGCAAAACTGGAAGAAAATGCTATTTTCAGCCTCTCAAATATGGAGATTTCCTGCTTTTATCTGTGTTATAACATATGAAACTGAATGggtcaaaacaagacatcacGTTGAACTCTGAGTAACTTTGAGAAAGATGGACATCTTTTATATATGTTTACTGACATCCTATAGACCAAACGGTCATTCAGATCATCTATAAAAAAGATTGTTGGTTGCAGCCAtacacaaaagcaaacacaagtACTAGCAAGTCACAAAAACACCATCCAACTGAAATTACATAAGGACGAATATTGGTCAAAGACTTACCCAACTGTTCTGCCAGCAGTCTGCCACTATCCACTGACACCACCCTCTCCTCTTCCATGTCACACTTATTTCCAGCCAGCACCACCTGTGCGTTATCCCACGAGTAGGTTTTTATTTGGGTTGACCTAATTAGAAAACAATTAGATATAATTAGAAACaaataccaaaaaaataaattaaaaaacaacaatcaaaaagaaaataaaaaatgctgttGCTGCGTTCTGGAGAAGCTTGTCGGAGTGGTTTTTGTGCCACTTTTTGTTGGACAGGAAATGAACGTGAAAGATGGCAGGAGCAAAGGACGACATGTAAAGCTGGTTCGCCATTTGGACCGGTCGTGAACAGTGATTGCATAACCGTGGGATTGGCATGGTTTTATATTTGAGTCACTGATGGCAGCAGTGGAAATTGGGTCAATTCAGCAAGGACTGAAAAACATGCAATCACTTTTTTCTCAGATAGGTTATTATTTCCTATTTTTGAGCCGTTAGATAATGATATTTGTCATACTGTCCTTCAAAATTGTAAATAATGACTATACAGAAGATGCTCATCTTGCAAATGTGTAATTTAGCTAGGTTGTTGGGCAAATTACAGGATAACTTCCttatttttacacattagagtatgtttacaggtctttgggaGTGCCACcgcatatgtggaaaaaataGGATAAagacttttgtggctccaggCGACActacatgtaatctgataaattacctccagtgatgacactcagtggctcagttgcattgAGGGTAATGTTGACACCaagcttttaaaaacattagTCTACTTTTTTcaacatatgcagtagtacccCCTGAGAGGGTCAGCCGTGCTGGGGGCGTTGCTGAGGGTATTggctgtatagttgtgacaccACAACCTTACGGAGGTTCTGACAGCGTTTAAAAggtatattttacatttctccGATTAAAGGAAATCTCACTTTCtgcaatatgggacctttaatgtgTTTCCCTTAATGTTATATTGTCATAATGTTTTGTAATGTATGTTACATGTGCATGAGAATGATTTAATATTACTACATTTCTTTGCAACTTGAATGGTAGGAGAAATATACTACTGACTATATCtaactatactgtatataaagtcATTACCACTATGttttattaagtttttttttactatgacCCATTAAAGACAAATGACTACATTAAGGAGGCAAAACGTGGGAAAGAATTGTGGCTACTCTTGACAAAGACAAAGTTTATGATTTTACACActtaatatgtttttaattatttgacAAAGCTGAttatcttttaaaaacacactatAAAAAAGGTTGTTTGACAtccatttaaatgtaaagaagAAATGTTGCTGTATGCGCTGCAGCCTCATACTTTGACCGATTTGAACATTGGATTTGTTCTTAGCTCAGCCAGGACTTTATGTGCTGTGAAGGAAATCATAAAATTAACTATGTGAGCATTAAAGGTTAGCAAATCATTTACACCATGAGCCATGTTTACTGTTCCTGCAAAACAAccatttcaacatttacaagAAATGTAATGTGAGCTTACAGAGAGGCGCTAGCGCTGCTTTAACTTCAAAAAAAGCATTTCAAGAGGGATTTTAGGGAACAAATATCTCCTGTGGTGTTGCTGTATGACTAAAAGTAGGCCAGCTATCATACCACAGGCTGTAAGCAgtagtgagagagagagccagtaagaaagagaggaagaaacaacgactccaaaagagagagaaggagagagaacagCATGATGTTGGCACTCCTCCTCCCTTCTGTCCAGTTCTGACTTGTTATAACAGTTCAGATGTGGGTCAGTTCGAAACCAGCTGCTGattcactgagaaaaaaaactattggGTTTGTATCTCGTCTAACAGAGCTGCATACTCAGGCAATGAAGAGTCTGTATTCATACACAGtgattttaaaacaatttggcctctggaggagagaggacaggtgATAAAGGAAAGTAAATGCTGTAATAAAATCGCTTAATTAGCGTGTTATCGTTTAAGTCCAACATTTTATTGCAGCGTTACATTATTTCCCTGTTTTGTCTCTGTCACGGGCAGGAAATGAGCACGTCACAAAGCTTAATTCAGGCACAGTCGGGGGAAAGGAGCCGTTGCCATGGCaaccccctcttttttttttctcctacaACCTTGTCACAAGGAaccaggagaaagagaaagtggaATTAAAGCCGGTGGCAAAGGCAAGAGAGGAAAGAATAGTGGTTATATGAAgggtgttttaaaaaaaaaaaaaggaggctctttctttgtgtacgactgactgactgatttgtGCACAGTCTGCTAAGTAAGCTCACAGGTAACTCTCCGGGATCGTCGCTGCCAGTGACACACTTGGCTCCATTAATTAAGACACCCATCACAGACAGCGCTCAGACTGCAGTATTCCATCAAAGTGTCAGACCGGCCTTAAAAGAATAATAGGTGTGTCTGGCGCCGACCCCTCTTTAGAAGGAGGATGTGTTTCCTGCCGTATAATGATGGTAAATGTATTCCAACACAAATCAGGTTGATAATGTGGAGCATTTTAACATAACGCATCCTAATAAGGTTCTCTTTTGTTAAATGCAGCTGCTTGGGCCTGGACGGATGCTTCCTCAAGCAGCTGTCAAGCACTGCTAGCTAAGTGATGCAGGCTAAGCAGACACTGGCCTTAATAGCGATTGTCACAGTCCTAGAAGGGTGCAAGCCACATGCACATGCCAACTGCAAAACTACACCACTGTCTATGTCAAGTCTGTGTGAGACATATCATCATTTTCGTTGCGTTAGACATCAAGAGACGATTTGATTCTCCCTCTCGAGAAAATGCTCATTCTGTGCACCCGTAATCTCTTGGGCTGGCTGAGAGAGATAACTGTGCAGGGCAGCAGGGTGTAACTTAAATGGAGGGTGACATTTTCTCACCACAACACCTGCAGAGAGTCGGGTTGTAAGGAGAAAGATCAGCAAGTTGTAAATCAAAGCACGCAATTAGCTCTAGAGCTGAGACTCAAGGCTTTCCTGGCTGTTTGCGCTGATGATGACGCAATCACTTTTCTGGAGCAAGAATCGGAACCCAGAAACCTGGTTTCTGCAGCCAATTGAACGTCCCCTCCCAAGTCCGGTTTTAGACATGAAGAATCATCATCATAAATCACCGACATTTGGGCCCTGGCTGCTGTTCAGCCTCCAGACGCTTGCATGACTCATGAATGGACGAGAGCCATGACCTTGACAAGTTTTCCTTGGGAGCCTGACGGAGATACAAGAATACACGCTACGTAACAAGACAGCCAAATATTAGAGCGAGAGGAATATACTGTCGCTGTCCGGAGTAAACCGTTTACCTTTGGAGATTTGTATCAGAAGAAGGAAAAACCATGTGCAATGTCAAGAGTGCAGGACATCAAATTATTGCATTAAAGCCACAAAAAGGAAGCGGTTTTTGACGTGTGGATATGGTCATacaaaaagtgtcaaaacaGTAACTCACCAATCCTGCACAGCGCCGAAGGACTCCTCGTTGGTGATGTCGTACATGAGGATGAAGCCCATGGCCCCGCGGTAGTAGGCTGTGGTGATGGTCCTGTAGCGCTCCTGGCCTGCTGTGTCCTACACGCAGACAACATGATTTAGCATCTCTGTTAGCCGCCTGACTGCACTGTGAGGCTCAGCCACACTGACATGACCCTGCACAGCACATGCAAGTGGGAAGTGAGCAGACATGTGCATTATTAATATGCAGCTATTTTTACATACCATGCTGCAATCGAGGGAGCTACATTTCGGAAGATCTACATTTGCTTAGGGCTACGTTTATTGTGTCCATGAGGTCGAAACAATCATAATGCTAATCGCCTCGCTGGCTTTGCATCGATGAGGTTGCCCGAAACAGCGATTCAGTTCTGGCTGAGGTGATTGATCCTTTCCCCCGCCTCAATAAAATAATTGCTCAGCTGTGTTGAACACTTGGCGGTGCGGTATTCAGAGCTCAGCTTATGGCATGCATTTTTTAGAAAAAGGGGGGGGGATGGAT contains:
- the rab3c gene encoding ras-related protein Rab-3C isoform X2 → MAATQDVKGKGEGGDQNFDYMFKLLIIGNSSVGKTSFLFRYADDAFTSAFVSTVGIDFKVKTVYKNDKRIKLQIWDTAGQERYRTITTAYYRGAMGFILMYDITNEESFGAVQDWSTQIKTYSWDNAQVVLAGNKCDMEEERVVSVDSGRLLAEQLGFEFFETSAKDNINVKQTFERLVDLICDKMSESLDSDPAVTTGAPTAKLTDTAPPLQQPGCNC
- the rab3c gene encoding ras-related protein Rab-3C isoform X1 codes for the protein MDLYGKMAATQDVKGKGEGGDQNFDYMFKLLIIGNSSVGKTSFLFRYADDAFTSAFVSTVGIDFKVKTVYKNDKRIKLQIWDTAGQERYRTITTAYYRGAMGFILMYDITNEESFGAVQDWSTQIKTYSWDNAQVVLAGNKCDMEEERVVSVDSGRLLAEQLGFEFFETSAKDNINVKQTFERLVDLICDKMSESLDSDPAVTTGAPTAKLTDTAPPLQQPGCNC